The following are encoded in a window of Dromaius novaehollandiae isolate bDroNov1 chromosome 11, bDroNov1.hap1, whole genome shotgun sequence genomic DNA:
- the LOC112980844 gene encoding transforming growth factor beta activator LRRC32-like: MYYLLPPSHAEAYLYKALLLPSLQESPGGVGRGCLLPEPDMLFFEHRLAERGCLLLWLLPSILKAQSSGEVRPKPLPCQQSPTKVSCKGAGLRRFPKELSQGVKYLELSNNFIQNLSESRMPRFGQLEYLDICFNQLEAVSEMTLAQLPHLHSLLLGSNHLDRNYLTNGRAFRLLRNIEVLDLSANNLESHMAGWYFSNLTTLKKLDLSGNKMTRLPAGIFWSTPQLSELNLSNNYIMEIEEGAFEALRDLKVLNLALNSLHCISGFTLTQLRVLNLSHNALELFVSEEGERYLLQVLDLSHNRLLYFPELPKAHYLTHLNLSNNAITSLVPRSHHPAEFVLQYDEMARLSKSLSTVAGLTQVADLDLSNNQLHLFPFTFFHSLSSLHNLSVAMNCLQNITKESLTGDTESDNSLVPQEHAFLSVRSLDLHGNFIHLLPHWFFDFLPDLETIDLGSNSLQPCESQEINKGEISGGGSRVHGMHPGGTCTAFYNIPSLKHLSLCKNNITRLYPYTFSQTPLISLDLSENKDLFMPKEALEGLEFSLQKLSLKGNQMRDGQTEFPCLDMLKVLDLSGNNLSLLPTGLFCSPLESLDVRSNNLMAFEKLALASWSHSLKHVSVAGNPFNCCTLAWLDVLQATSVSVLDLNETLCSYRDKTKNFSVKITSSPRWLCPHPKGNSSLAVLVVVISLLFFSYGAYCLLKKGQKLPGCLSFRSNRVDVMPPRPEREKTVEARPADSVTKV; this comes from the exons ATGTATTATCTCCTTCCCCCATCCCATGCTGAAGCCTATTTATATAAAGCCCTTCTCCTGCCGAGCTTACAGGAGAGCCCTGGAGGAGTGGGAAGGGGCTGCTTGCTCCCGGAGCCCGACATGCTTTTCTTTGAACACCGGCTCGCTGAACGAGGATGTTTGCTGCTCTGGCTGCTCCCATCTATTCTCAAAGCCCAGTCTAGTGGGGAAGTGAGGCCCAAGCCTCTACCATGCCAGCAG AGCCCCACGAAGGTGTCGTGCAAAGGtgctggcctgcgcaggtttccaaAGGAGCTCAGCCAAGGAGTTAAGTACCTTGAGCTCTCCAACAACTTCATCCAAAACCTGTCAGAGAGCCGCATGCCTCGGTTTGGGCAGCTTGAGTACCTGGACATATGCTTCAACCAGCTGGAGGCTGTGTCTGAAATGACCCTGGCTCAGCTACCCCATCTccactctctcctcctgggaTCAAACCACCTCGATCGCAATTACCTCACTAATGGGAGGGCcttcaggttgctcaggaatATAGAGGTCCTGGATCTGTCAGCAAATAATCTGGAGAGCCACATGGCAGGCTGGTACTTCAGCAATCTCACCACACTGAAAAAGCTGGATCTGTCTGGGAACAAGATGACAAGGCTGCCGGCAGGTATCTTCTGGAGTACACCACAGCTGAGTGAGCTCAACCTCAGCAACAACTATATCATGGAAATAGAGGAGGGAGCTTTTGAGGCTCTGAGAGACCTGAAGGTGCTGAACTTAGCTTTGAATTCCCTCCACTGTATCTCTGGCTTCACTCTCACACAGCTGCGAGTTTTAAACCTCAGCCACAACGCCCTGGAGCTCTTCGTCTCGGAGGAGGGAGAGCGCTACCTGCTTCAAGTGCTAGACTTGAGCCATAACAGACTTCTCTATTTTCCAGAGCTCCCCAAAGCACATTATCTCACACACTTAAACCTCTCCAACAACGCTATTACTTCTCTGGTCCCAAGGTCCCACCATCCAGCAGAATTTGTACTGCAATATGATGAGATGGCAAGGCTTAGTAAGTCCTTGAGTACCGTGGCTGGTCTGACCCAGGTAGCTGACTTAGATCTCAGCAATAACCAGCTGCATCTGtttccatttactttttttcACAGTCTGAGCTCTCTGCACAATCTCAGTGTGGCTATGAATTGTCTCCAGAATATAACCAAGGAGTCACTTACAGGTGACACAGAAAGTGACAACTCGCTTGTGCCTCAGGAGCATGCGTTTCTGTCTGTACGCTCACTGGATCTCCACGGCAATTTCATCCACTTATTGCCACATTGGTTTTTTGATTTTCTGCCTGATTTGGAAACAATCGATCTTGGTTCCAACAGCCTCCAACCTTGTGAGAGCCAGGAAATCAATAAAGGAGAGATTTCAGGAGGGGGCTCTCGTGTGCATGGGATGCACCCAGGAGGTACCTGCACTGCATTTTATAACATACCTAGCTTGAAGCATCTGAGCCTTTGTAAGAATAACATTACAAGGCTGTATCCCTACACGTTCAGCCAAACTCCTCTGATCTCATTAGATCTGTCTGAGAACAAGGATTTGTTCATGCCCAAAGAAGCTCTGGAGGGGCTGGAATTTTCCTTGCAGAAACTCtctctgaaaggaaaccaaatgcGTGATGGCCAGACAGAATTCCCCTGTCTGGACATGCTGAAAGTTTtggacctatcaggcaataattTGAGCCTTCTTCCCACAGGCCTTTTCTGCTCCCCACTGGAAAGCCTGGACGTTCGCAGTAACAACCTGATGGCCTTTGAAAAGCTGGCTCTCGCGAGCTGGTCCCACAGCCTCAAGCACGTGTCCGTTGCTGGAAACCCGTTTAACTGTTGCACGCTGGCCTGGCTGGATGTGCTGCAGGCGACCAGCGTGAGCGTGCTGGACCTGAATGAAACGCTCTGCTCCTACCGAGATAAGACAAAGAACTTCTCGGTCAAGATAACCAGCAGTCCTCGGTGGCTTTGTCCGCATCCCAAAGGAAACAGCTCTCTGGCTGTGCTGGTGGTAGTGATTAgccttttgtttttcagctatGGGGCTTACTGccttctgaagaaaggacagaagttGCCTGGGTGTTTGAGTTTCAGAAGCAATAGGGTGGATGTCATGCCACCCCGtccagaaagagaaaagacagttGAGGCGAGGCCAGCAGACAGCGTTACGAAAGTATAG